The sequence TAGCCCGCCTcttgtttctgtaattctgttACCACGTTCCATAACTAGTCGGCTGTCCTCTCTTTCTCCGTCATTGAGAATGGTGGGCAAGGAAGAGATTTTAGAGAGTCCATTGGACCTGTTCCTGAAGATTGGTTTCGATGACAGAACTGCACGAAACACTGTCGCTAATAACAAGGTCGCCAAACATCTTACTGCCGTAATTCGCGAGGTATTCGTATTAGatgttttcttttctcttttcaatCATTCCAGGTTTTACTATTTTTGCGCATTGGCGAGTGGTGGAGTTTGGATTCTTTGCTTAAAAAATGGGAGGAAAAAACTGTTGGAACTGCAATTAGTGTTCGTTTTCTTGCTTGGAAGAATTTTGAGCTTAAATTCATTACTAGAACCATAAAAGCAGTAGCGTTAGCTAATTTTTAGTTCTTAATTGAGGATTCATGTATATGAATTTGTTGCCTAACTTGTGTTGTGTgtctcattttttatttatggcTTTCAGGCAGATGTCACTGAGGGTTGCGAGAGAACAATTCGGAACCTCCTTTACACGGTGATTTAATCTATATATGCATTCCAGTTTGTCTGCAATTTCATCGTTTCAATGTGATTCAACATAGTTTTTATGCAATTGCATGTTTAGCAGATAAGATACTTTGAATTCCAGTTTGATGAAATTTGTTGATTCTATTCCTCTTAACCTGAGTTGCTATCTTCTCTGTAGATTTTCATTTGCAGATTTTTCCTTTCATGAATAATACCTGCAACTGCTCCTTGCTTTATGTTTGTCAGGTTGCTACGAAGTACCCAGAAAACGCCCTTGTACATCGACCTACTTTGCTAGGATATATAGTTTTAAAAGATTTGCGGCCCCTTCTCTTAAAAGAGAGTAGATGTTGATAACTTTGTACTTCTGCACAGGTGTTGAGGTATCTTTAGAAGACATTGAAAGGACTGTTAATGAAGTATTTGAACGGAATAAGGAATCAATTTTGGAGCTACGTTATAGAACAAATGGTtggtttttaatattattactGCTTAACTTTTTTCCCCCCTTTACCATGTATTGCCCTGTGGTATTTTATGTAAATTGTAATCAATAGTACCTTGGGTTATGGCACTAGTTTGGAGATTTGCGGTTTTTCTATAACACACTCAAACATGCAGTGGGAACATATGGAAGAGTGAAGTTTTGGGAGAGAGCCACAAATAAttgcttttcttttgttttgttatCTCACGTATGTGCATTTTGAATGATTCAGCCCATGGACCAAAAGAACTAAGAGTTTATTCTCGTAGAAAAAAGAATGGTGAGGGGCAATTGGGAAATGTCAACATCACTTAGTTACACCTAGGGAATGAGAATGAGGTGGCATGAGTTAGTTATGCTTTTTGTTATTCCTTTTGCTGTATTTAGTGTAAGGTTTGGGGAGGGAGAAGATAGGctgttttttattattcttcTGCACTGTTGCAGGGCTCTGCTTTAGAGTAGAGAGGGGAGTTCTTCCCTGAGGAGGCTTAGCCTATCTTGTTGTAACTTCCTTTCGGATTAATCAATATGTCTTtctgtttcttcttcttatcTGTCATTCTCTAAACTATGGGTTTCTATCAGGATTACATGTATTGTTATAATTGACTGTCTAATGCTGATAATAATATCTTAATTTGACTGATATGAATTTGATTTTAGTTGGTGATCTTTTTGCACATGTTCGCAAGAGGCTTACATGGGCTGATCCAAAGATTGTCAAGGTGAACTGGTGAAATGCTAATTATAcacttaataatttttttttgtctcaaacTTATGTGCATTTTATGTTCTTTTGTTGACACTTCTCTACtttgttttcttgtttgttAGAAACTCATAGATGCAAAATTATTTGAATTACTTGGTGAAAGGACTGCAGCTGATAATGAGAAGCCCTCAAAGCAGAAGAAGGAAAAGCCTGCAAAAGTTGAGGTGAGCACACTTGCATGCAGTCCCCTTTCTTGAGATAAAGAGTTCTGATTGTTTTGTATGGTGAATTTGGACAGGACAAAAAAATTCCCGATGATAAGCCAGTGCCTCCATCTGAGGAAGAACTTAATCCATTTCTGATCTTTCCCAATCCTGATGAAAATTTCAAGGTATTCAATATGAtatgatgacatgatcatctaATTCTTGGTTTTGATCAACATCACACTTCTATTGTGGTTGAATTCCATTTATTGCCATAATTGTTTTATCACGCACTTGTCGAAGTTTTAATGTTGTAGCTTCTAATTGCAAATGAATTTTGAGATACATGTGATGATGGTACGCCTCACTGCCACAACCTGTATTATGAGATCTTCAGTTCCATTTTTCACATCATCCCATTTTCTGTTAAGGGTAATGTAACATGATAAATGCTTGTGGATTATCAGGTACATACTGAAATATTCTTCAGCAATGACTCTGTTTTGAGAAGCTGCAACACCAAGGAAATGCTGCATAAGCACTTGAATGCAACAGAGGGGAAAGTTCTTACTCGCTTCCCGCCTGAACCAAATGGATACCTGCACATTGGCCATGCAAAGGTATCATTCTCCATTGACTTTGTTGTTCCTTTAAGATTTATCATTTGCTTTATCCATGGATTCTTATATGGGGAAacaaatcttaggctatgtttgTTAGCTTTGGCCTGGCAAAAGAGCGAGATGGGGGCTGCTACCTCAGGTAAGGGATTTCgttgtttaatttttatttgtaaatatcttatttacttaaatttgatttttaccTTTGTGTTCCTAAAACATGTATGTCCATGTCCAAGTCCTTTCTCATACTAGCTGGTGTTGCACAAACTAGTAGAAAACTTCAAATTCACATTGAAAGTGAAAAGAGTTAAAGCAAAAGGAGAATTTTGTAATGTGTTAGTTACTTGCGCTgctaatataaaatttgtataCAAGTAATTTGGTCCCTCAGAAAGTCTTTATGGCTATGAAAATATTGAAATGCTTCCCTAGGTATGTTCTATGATCAGATTTATTGGAATCTTTGTTTGCTTGTGCAAAAAAATCAGTTGGTTTCTAGTTACTATCCTAGGTTTATCTTACATCAGTACTTGCTGAAACCTTTGCGCCAGTAGAGCCTCTAGTACCCTAGTTTATCTAGTTAAGTTTGTTTCCTGGAATCTTTTGTTATCCCCTTTGTCTGTATTAAGCATGTTATCTGCTTCGCGGAATTAGAGATAATAATGGAGGATCTGTAAAGCCCAGtatatattagaaaatattgCATCATTGACCTAACTTGATTTGAATTATTGTGATACGAGTGAACAAAGAATATGTTGTTAATTATTTTCTATAAATCTTTGGAAATTTCAGATTTGATGATACAAATCCTGAGGCGGAAAAGAAGGAATACATGGATCACATCCCAGAAATTGTTGACTGGATGGGTTGGAAACCCTTCAAGGTATTTTGTTGCATTATTAGCCTGAAATGTTATTTCGTGGATGTGCTTTTATGACGCTCTTCTCCTTTTGCAGATTACTTACACTAGTGATTATTTCCAAGATCTTTATGATTTAGCAGTTCAACTGATTAGAAGGGGTCACGCTTATGTTGATCACCAGACACCTGATGACATTAAGGAGTACAGAGACAATAAGAAGAACAGTCCGTGTAGGGATAGACCTATTGCAGAATCTTTGAAACTTTTTGAGGAAATGAGACAGGGGATGATTGAAGAAGGCAAAGCAACACTCAGAATGAAGCAAGACATGCAGAGTGATAATGGTAATATGCGTGACCTCATTGCTTATAGAATCAAGGCAAGTGTTATCAGATAAACATTGTTTGTTTAGTGAAAAACTCCATTTGCTTGTATAAATCATTTGATTTTCTTTATGTTCAGTTTACTCCTCATCCACATTCAGGAGATAAGTGGTGTATCTATCCAAGTTATGATTATGCTCACTGCATCGTGGATTCTCTTGAGAATATTACTCATTCGGTGTGTCACTTTTGTTTGTTaggttttttctattttcttttattataattttttcgtTCTATTTAGGTAAATCAGGGCTATGGatatttgattatttttctaGTATTATCTTCCTATGAAGGAAATTGTAGATGCCATTTACGTGATATGGCTTCCAATTCTATTTTATGTCCTCTaagattttaaattttaatacaaCCTTAAGTAATCAATTTACTTATACATGTGTGTGTATGATGTTATTTGGGGtgaattttctttctttcttttaccCAATAATTTGGTATTTTATACAGCTCTGTACAGTGTTTCATATTACTGGTTATTGCATGCTCTGGGCCTTTATCAGCCTTATGTGTGGGAATACTCACGGCTTAATGTCGCAAATACCGTAATGTCAAAACGGAAAGTGAGTAGGCGCTTTCTAGTCTTGTTTGGAAGCTTGTAATTTCATCTTTTCCTGCTGTTTGTAACATCTGATTGTCGTTTTTGTAACAAATGTTGCTGTAGTTAAATTTCTTGGTGACAAAGAACTATGTTGATGGTTGGGATGACCCACGTCTTATGACACTAGCTGGTTTAAGGAGAAGAGGTGTAACTGCAACTGCAATCAATACTTTTGTTCGAGGAATTGGAATCACTAGAAGGTTGTTATGTAGTATTGCAAGATTTCAGAAATAAATCAACTTTTCATATAATATGAGGTTGGATGAAAATTAGTTGTTTCTATTCCACTCtgttttcttattcttttggtGTGAATTTCTTATTGCAGTGATGGTAGTTTGATACGTTTGGATCGCCTCGAGTATCATATAAGAGAAGAATTGAACAAAACAGCTTCTCGTACAATGGTTGTTCTTCATCCTCTAAAGGTGCTGTTCTCATCTTTGCAGATACGCATACTCCTGTTGAAATGTGTTTGCTGTTTAGATCTAGCTCAACCTTCCTCTGTTTTCAGGTGGTTCTTACCAACCTGGAACCTGGTTCAGTCATGGATCTTGAGGCAAAGAAATGGCCAGATGCTTCAGAGGATGCTTCTTCTTTCTACAAGGTGAATATTTATTCTCTAGCCAGTATTCTTTAAGTTAATACATTTGTTTAAAATCTTGCGAGCAACTTCTATAGGCGCAGTCCAGGTTAAGCTTGTAAGGAGGTTGGACCACCCTAACAATACATTGATTGTTGTAAGATAAACTGGGAGCAGAGCATAGAGAGGAAAGAGATCTAGTGTTCCTAGCACATGATCTAGCTTTGGGGTGGATTGTCTTGAATGTTCCTAACATATATGAATTGCTTGCTATTTTTGGTCCGAGAAATTTAAATGCCACTATCTCACAATTGAGATCATAGTAGTTTGTTACATTCTCTCCTCAAGGGATAATTATCTTTGTTAGATTTTGTATCTTATTATTATACTGCATTGTTACTTCAGGTTCCATTCTCAAATGTTGTATACATTGAACATACTGATTTTCGGATGAAAGATTCAAAGGATTTCTATGGGCTCGCACCGGGTAAATCTGTACTACTGAGGTATGCAGTAACCAGTTTACTGAATTAGATTTAGTCTCAGTTCAATAAACATTGAAGGGTTTAGCATATGTGTAGGTATGCTTTCCCCATAAAGTGTACAGAAGTAGTCCTAGCGGATGATAAGGAGGCTATTATTGAAGTACGAGCTGAATATGATCCTTCCAAGAAGACAAAACCAAAGGTCCACTTCCTTTTCCTCTCCAATTGTAGTTCTCTAGTTTGCAAGTGATATTTCTGCTTGCGGCTATCATTTATAAATTAGATTTAACTTGATACAGGGTGTTCTACACTGGGTTGCTGAACCTTCCCTGGGGATTGATCCACTAAAGGTGGAAGTCAGATTATTTGATAAACTGTTTAATTCAGAGGTTGGTGATTGTTTTTTTGCATTTGACATTGTTTTtcgggtaaataatttattagtccccaccTTTTTAtataacacactgtttagtccaccTATTTTGAAAAGCACATTCTAAAATCCCTATTTTTTGTCAACATTTAccctttggtccttttgtctattttttaagatttttaaccgaacatatcttagctttcagaACAGCCATAGTACAATACaaaatgaccatgttactctgttattctCAGCCAgtctgtttatgccaaatataacggttaaaagtCGAAAAAAAGGACCAAAGGGTTAACAGTGACAAAGGacagggaccttataatgtgtttctCAAGATAGGGGGACTAAAGAGTGTGTTGGGTAAAAAGTagggaactaataaattatttacccttgttTTTCTCCGGACTTGCAAATACAATGAATGCCTGATAACTTGTCCATTGATTGCTGCAGAATCCTGCTGAACTTGATGACTGGCTTGCTGATTTGAATCCTCAGTCCAAGGTGGTTATGCCCAGTGCATATGCTGTACCATCACTTAGAAATGCTGCTGTTGCGGAAAGGTTCCAGTTTGAACGCCTTGGTAAATTTCAGGAACTTCTTTAGGTTTTGATGTTATTGCGCTATTGGTTGGTCTTTCTCAAATTGTCCTGCTTCAGTCATCAATGATATTGCGTGTCTAATATGGCTACTGGTTTTGGCTGAACCAAAAAATTGTTTTGAGTGAGTTTAGATGCTAAATGCCATGTAATAACttgattaaataaatatgaaacAGGCTATTTTGTGGTTGATAAGGATTCTACGCCTGACAAGCTAGTCTTCAATCGCACTGTGACTCTGAGAGACAGCTACGGTAAGAGTGGGAAGTAGGTTCTACAAAAATCCGGCAAGCATCAGAATGGGGTAATTGTATCTCATACTTCACCAAAAATCATGTATACAATTATTAAGGATTATAATGAAATTGTACAGCTGTAATTATGTAATAGGAGTGAGGATAGATTAGTCTTTTTCTATGTCTTTGTTATCGTTAGCTTAACAGCTATTTAAGGAGTTAGTTAGGCTTGTTTAGAGGTTAATGAAAATATTTCAGTTTGAGAGCAAACTCTGTAATTCAATAATGTTCTTCAAtacaagttcatcttcttcattttcattcatctgatatggtatcagagctcttcGCTTCCGCATTCATCTTCAATCTTTGATTTTCCTTTGTTATTCAACGTTTCTGTgttgaatttatttttcttttgttctGTTATTTGGACAAAATCTCCTTTTCTGAACTCATCGCCCTTGATTTGTTCATTCAATCGAAACCCTAACTTTTCAATCTTGCTCTCACAATGTCAATTCCTAATGATCGCACCGGTACTCGTGAAACTCCTAATGATCGCAATGTTAATCGTGAAATTCCTCTTCAAGATCATCCCACAGATCCGTGCGGTGCTCAACCGAACAATCTTCCTCCTGTAGATCCGTCCGTCGCTCAATCCATCTAGCCACTATTATCTTCATCCTGGTGAGAATACAAGTCTTTCTCTTGTTTCTAAGGTTCTTGATGTGGTACGAATTATCATCCTTGGCATCACGAGATGGAGCGCGCCTTGCGTGCTAAAAACAAAATTGTTTTTTGTTAATGGCACTGTTAAACCGCCTGTTGTTGGTAGTGATTTGCGTGCGGCTTAGGATCGATGTAATACTATGGTGTTTACTTGGTTGACTCGATCTGTTTCTCCTATTATTGCTCAGAGTCTTACCTGGTTTGAGAATGCTTATGATGCTTGGGATAATTTGAAGGCAAGATTTTCTCAAGGTGATGCACTCAAGATTTCTGAACTTCaagatgaattttatacttTTAATCAAGGTTCTTATTTTGTAAATGAGTATTTCATTCGTCAAATGATTGTTTGGGAAGAACTAGTTAGTTATTGCCCCTTACAGGTCTGTTCTTGTGAACCTAATTGTGTTTGTGCTCCATTACTCAAACAAGCTAAGAAGTATCAAGATGAGGACTATGTTATCAGGTTTTTAAGAGGTCTTAATCCTGAATATAGTGCTATTAGGTCTCCTATTCTTCTTATTAGGCGATTTCCTAAGATAAATGAAGTTTTTTTCTATGGTTATtcaacaagaaagacaactttCTGGCCTTCAATTGCTTGCTTTGGAGTCCTCTATCAACTATGCTAAAGGTTCTAAGCCCGATTCTAGGAAGAAGTGTAGTCACTGTGATAAGCCTGGTCACACTGTTGATCAATGTTACACAAAGCATGGATTTCCTCAGAATTTCAAGTTTACAAAGAAAGGTTCTCAAGGCAGTTCTGGTAGTCATTCTCAGGCTAATCTTGCTGAAGGCACAGAGACACAGTCTTTCTTCAACCTGTGCATAACATTAGAGTGCGTTTACCAAATGATGTTAATGTTCCAGTTACTCATATGGGAGATGTCAAGGTTTCTGATAAATTGTTATTGCATAATGTGTTTTATATGCCTACATTTCATTTAAATATTATTTCTGTTAGTCAATTAGTACACGACACTCACTAGTGTAAAAGTGACCATTTGCATCGAcgtatttgcatcggcccttataAAGTGCGATGCAAAAggttcatttgcatcagccctTTGTTTGGGGCTGATGCAAATGCCATGATATTTCGGCCCTTAACAGGGACCGAtgtatttgcatcggtccttttaaaggaccgatgcaaatatcAATCgaattatttgcatcggccccttaataaggaccgatgcaaataactgtattatttgcatcggtccttttaattggaccgatgcaaatagcaattgaattttaatagtattagtttaaattaaaaaaaaaacaggagAAGGAGGTATTCTGTAATTTATTGGGTCAGTTTATGAATTatgaaaaatttggattttagggttCGTCATTCTCATTTGGCCGACCTTCTCATCTTCTCCTTCCTTCTCAAAACCCTGCCTCCAATTACTGCGGTTCCTTCTTCCATTACTGCCGTTATCTACGATTTCATATCCCTCTTCATCGTATCTGCATTTTTCTTCTTCAGCTGGTATTCGCTTTTCTGATTTTGGCTTATCGGTTACTCATtcttatttctttcatttaaaTGGTGCTTTGATTTTGTTCTGCATTTTTGTCTATTGCCTTCACTCACTGATTTTGCTTCAATTTTCATCAATTTACTTCGTTGTTTGCTTGGTTTTGAATAGTGCTTGATTCTCATGTTTCGCATTATAAATGAATTGCTATTCATTTCTCGATGACGATTCTGTTTCCATGTTTGGCTCACGTATTCTGGTGACtgattacaatatttttgttcttttgttATGTGATGTTAATGGCAATTTTGCATTTCATCTCTTCTCTTCTGCTTATTGATTACTTTGTTTCTAGGGTTTTTGAGTATTTGAAGTCTTGTTTGCAGACTAGGAACCCGTGGACCCACGGGATAGTTGAATTGAGATCAGATGCAGAATGATCTCTCTCTAAAGAATGATGCACCTGCCTTAAAGTTGGCTAATATTGGCATAGCAATATTGCTAGGACAGAGGTACGTTttagcttactttgtcaaataGATGCCATACCATTTTAGCTTACTTTTTCCTAAAATTTACTCTAGGATCAGATGCAGAATGATCTCTCTCTAAAGAATGATGCATCTGCCTTAAAATTGGCTGATATTGGCTTAATATTGCTGGGACAGGTACGTTttagcttactttgtcaa comes from Euphorbia lathyris chromosome 8, ddEupLath1.1, whole genome shotgun sequence and encodes:
- the LOC136203160 gene encoding LOW QUALITY PROTEIN: glutamine--tRNA ligase-like (The sequence of the model RefSeq protein was modified relative to this genomic sequence to represent the inferred CDS: inserted 1 base in 1 codon; substituted 2 bases at 2 genomic stop codons) encodes the protein MVGKEEILESPLDLFLKIGFDDRTARNTVANNKVAKHLTAVIREADVTEGCERTIRNLLYTVATKYPENALVHRPTLLGYIVLKDLRPLLLKESRCXXLCTSXTGVEVSLEDIERTVNEVFERNKESILELRYRTNVGDLFAHVRKRLTWADPKIVKKLIDAKLFELLGERTAADNEKPSKQKKEKPAKVEDKKIPDDKPVPPSEEELNPFLIFPNPDENFKVHTEIFFSNDSVLRSCNTKEMLHKHLNATEGKVLTRFPPEPNGYLHIGHAKAMFVSFGLAKERDGGCYLRFDDTNPEAEKKEYMDHIPEIVDWMGWKPFKITYTSDYFQDLYDLAVQLIRRGHAYVDHQTPDDIKEYRDNKKNSPCRDRPIAESLKLFEEMRQGMIEEGKATLRMKQDMQSDNGNMRDLIAYRIKFTPHPHSGDKWCIYPSYDYAHCIVDSLENITHSVCHFSLYSVSYYWLLHALGLYQPYVWEYSRLNVANTVMSKRKLNFLVTKNYVDGWDDPRLMTLAGLRRRGVTATAINTFVRGIGITRSDGSLIRLDRLEYHIREELNKTASRTMVVLHPLKVVLTNLEPGSVMDLEAKKWPDASEDASSFYKVPFSNVVYIEHTDFRMKDSKDFYGLAPGKSVLLRYAFPIKCTEVVLADDKEAIIEVRAEYDPSKKTKPKGVLHWVAEPSLGIDPLKVEVRLFDKLFNSENPAELDDWLADLNPQSKVVMPSAYAVPSLRNAAVAERFQFERLGYFVVDKDSTPDKLVFNRTVTLRDSYGKSGK